From one Agrobacterium fabrum str. C58 genomic stretch:
- a CDS encoding ABC transporter substrate-binding protein — MRSKLVLSTCAALFALGAAAQANDLVFSSWGGTTQDAQKAAWAEKFMVETGINVLQDGPTDYGKLKAMVEANGVTWDVVDVEGDYAAQAGPKGLLEKLDFSVIDKTKLDPRFVTDYSVGSFYYSFVIGCNVDSVSACPKSWADLFDTAKFPGKRTFYKWSAPGVIEAALLADGVTADKLYPLDLDRAFKKLDTIKSDIIWWSGGAQSQQLIASAEAPFGSVWNGRMTALEQSGVKVETSWAQNITAADSLVVPKGTKNKDAAMKFIALATSAQAQADMATATGYAPVNIESAKLMDPKIAKSLPDQQTESQVNADMNYWAQHRDEIGERWYAWQAK; from the coding sequence ATGAGATCGAAACTGGTATTGTCGACATGCGCAGCACTTTTCGCCCTCGGCGCAGCCGCTCAGGCGAATGATCTGGTTTTTTCCAGCTGGGGGGGAACCACGCAGGACGCCCAGAAGGCGGCCTGGGCTGAGAAATTCATGGTGGAAACCGGCATCAACGTGCTGCAGGATGGCCCGACCGACTATGGCAAGCTGAAAGCCATGGTCGAGGCAAACGGCGTGACATGGGATGTGGTCGATGTCGAAGGCGACTATGCCGCGCAGGCCGGCCCCAAGGGTCTGCTTGAAAAGCTGGATTTCAGCGTCATCGACAAAACGAAACTCGACCCTCGTTTCGTGACGGATTATTCTGTCGGCAGCTTCTATTATTCCTTCGTCATCGGCTGCAATGTCGATTCAGTTTCTGCCTGCCCCAAGAGCTGGGCCGATCTCTTCGATACTGCTAAATTTCCGGGCAAGCGCACCTTCTACAAGTGGTCGGCACCGGGTGTGATCGAGGCAGCACTTCTGGCCGACGGCGTTACGGCCGACAAGCTTTATCCGCTTGATCTCGACCGTGCTTTCAAGAAGCTCGACACGATCAAATCCGATATCATCTGGTGGTCAGGCGGCGCGCAGTCGCAGCAGTTGATCGCATCCGCCGAAGCACCCTTCGGCAGCGTCTGGAATGGCCGCATGACCGCTCTCGAGCAGAGCGGCGTCAAGGTGGAGACATCCTGGGCGCAGAATATCACTGCGGCGGATTCGCTCGTTGTCCCGAAGGGAACGAAGAACAAGGATGCGGCGATGAAGTTCATCGCCTTGGCGACGTCCGCGCAGGCGCAGGCAGATATGGCGACAGCGACGGGTTACGCCCCGGTCAATATCGAATCCGCCAAGCTGATGGATCCGAAAATTGCCAAATCCCTGCCGGACCAGCAGACGGAAAGCCAGGTCAATGCCGACATGAACTACTGGGCGCAGCATCGCGATGAAATTGGCGAGCGCTGGTACGCCTGGCAGGCAAAATAA
- a CDS encoding ABC transporter ATP-binding protein — protein sequence MAPVTLKSVKKSYGALATIHGVDIDIADGEFVVLVGPSGCGKSTLLRMIAGLETITGGDISISNRVVNEIEPKDRDIAMVFQNYALYPHMTVARNMAFSLEHRGGSKAEVAERVNWAAEILGLTPLLERFPRQLSGGQRQRVAMGRAIVRNPQVFLFDEPLSNLDAKLRVVMRGEIKGLHQRLGVTTVYVTHDQVEAMTMADKIVVMNAGRVEQCGAPLELYDRPSNPFVAGFIGSPAMNFIKGRLTADGFEADGVTLPLPPGHVSGDAIYGIRPEHFELADHGLPATVLLVEPMGSETQVTMMLGHHQVIGVFRERVQAQPGATIQVQPDLASIHLFDAATSQRLN from the coding sequence ATGGCACCCGTTACCCTTAAATCCGTCAAGAAAAGCTATGGCGCACTCGCCACTATTCATGGTGTCGATATCGATATTGCCGATGGCGAATTCGTCGTGCTGGTTGGCCCTTCGGGCTGCGGCAAATCCACTCTGCTGCGGATGATCGCAGGCCTTGAAACCATTACCGGCGGCGATATCTCGATCAGCAACCGCGTCGTCAACGAGATCGAACCGAAAGACCGCGACATCGCGATGGTCTTCCAGAACTACGCTCTTTATCCGCATATGACCGTCGCCAGAAACATGGCCTTCTCGCTTGAGCATCGCGGTGGCAGCAAGGCCGAGGTCGCCGAGCGAGTGAACTGGGCAGCGGAGATATTGGGGCTGACGCCATTGCTCGAACGGTTCCCCCGCCAGCTTTCCGGTGGGCAACGGCAGCGTGTCGCCATGGGCCGCGCGATCGTCCGCAATCCGCAGGTTTTTCTGTTCGACGAACCGCTCAGCAACCTCGATGCCAAGCTGCGCGTCGTGATGCGCGGTGAAATCAAGGGGCTGCACCAGCGCCTGGGCGTTACGACCGTCTATGTGACGCATGACCAGGTGGAAGCCATGACCATGGCCGACAAGATCGTGGTGATGAATGCCGGGCGGGTCGAGCAGTGCGGGGCGCCGCTCGAGCTTTATGACCGACCGTCCAATCCCTTCGTCGCCGGCTTCATCGGTTCGCCGGCGATGAACTTCATCAAGGGACGACTGACTGCCGATGGCTTCGAGGCCGACGGCGTCACCTTGCCCCTCCCGCCCGGCCACGTCTCGGGTGATGCGATATACGGCATCCGCCCGGAACATTTCGAACTGGCCGACCATGGCCTACCCGCAACCGTTTTATTGGTGGAGCCAATGGGGTCGGAAACGCAGGTCACGATGATGCTCGGCCATCATCAGGTCATCGGTGTCTTCCGCGAGCGTGTGCAGGCACAGCCGGGTGCGACCATTCAGGTTCAGCCCGATCTGGCATCGATCCACTTGTTCGATGCCGCGACCAGTCAACGCCTCAATTAG
- a CDS encoding NAD-dependent succinate-semialdehyde dehydrogenase: MHLNDPTLFCEKVPVAGRWIGCDDRETATIRNPATGKIVGQVPELGATETQAAITAAVIAQKAWARRTAGERAAILKAWHRLVMENRDDLGMILTLEQGKPLAEAKGEIAYGASFIEWFAEEARRINGETVPGHQADKRILVLRQPVGVVAAITPWNFPNAMITRKVGPALAAGCAVVLKPAPQTPFSAIALAILAERAGLPLELFSIVTGPAAEIGGVLTASPDIRLLTFTGSTRTGEHLYRQCAPTIKKLGLELGGNAPFIVFNDADLDAAVEGALIAKFRNNGQTCVCANRLYVQSGVYDAFAEKFARAVSGLKVGNGLEEGSILGPLIDGNAVAKVEAHIADALSKGAQIAAGGSRYALGGNFFEPTILRNVTADMQVAREETFGPLAPLFRFEDEEDVIAQANNTDFGLASYFYARDLSRVFRVAEALEYGMVGVNTGAISTAEAPFGGVKMSGLGREGSRHGIEEYTELKYVCIGNIL; this comes from the coding sequence ATGCATCTGAATGACCCCACGCTTTTCTGTGAAAAAGTGCCCGTGGCCGGCCGCTGGATCGGCTGCGATGACCGCGAGACGGCGACGATCCGCAATCCCGCGACGGGGAAAATCGTCGGGCAAGTTCCCGAACTTGGCGCAACGGAAACGCAAGCGGCTATCACCGCTGCCGTGATTGCCCAGAAAGCATGGGCGCGCCGCACAGCCGGCGAGCGTGCGGCGATCCTGAAGGCGTGGCACCGGCTCGTCATGGAAAACCGGGACGATCTCGGCATGATCCTGACGCTGGAACAGGGAAAACCGCTCGCGGAAGCCAAAGGTGAAATCGCCTATGGGGCAAGCTTCATCGAGTGGTTTGCCGAAGAGGCGCGCCGGATCAATGGTGAGACGGTTCCCGGTCATCAGGCCGACAAGCGCATCCTCGTTCTGCGCCAGCCGGTCGGCGTCGTCGCGGCCATCACGCCGTGGAATTTCCCCAATGCCATGATTACCCGCAAGGTCGGCCCGGCGCTCGCTGCCGGCTGCGCGGTGGTGCTGAAACCCGCACCGCAGACGCCGTTTTCGGCCATCGCCCTCGCCATTCTCGCCGAGCGCGCGGGCCTGCCGCTCGAACTTTTCAGCATCGTGACGGGTCCTGCCGCAGAAATCGGCGGCGTGCTGACCGCAAGCCCGGATATTCGTCTCCTCACCTTCACCGGCTCGACACGCACGGGAGAACATCTTTACCGCCAATGCGCGCCGACGATCAAGAAACTCGGGCTGGAACTCGGCGGCAACGCGCCCTTCATCGTATTTAATGACGCTGATCTCGACGCGGCTGTCGAAGGGGCGCTGATTGCCAAGTTCCGCAACAACGGCCAGACCTGCGTCTGCGCCAACCGGCTTTATGTGCAGAGCGGTGTTTATGATGCCTTTGCTGAAAAATTCGCGCGGGCGGTATCGGGGCTGAAGGTCGGTAACGGGTTGGAAGAGGGAAGCATTCTGGGTCCGCTCATCGATGGTAACGCCGTTGCCAAGGTGGAAGCGCATATCGCCGATGCACTCTCAAAAGGCGCGCAAATTGCCGCGGGCGGTAGCAGGTATGCACTCGGCGGCAATTTTTTCGAGCCGACGATCCTGCGCAACGTGACTGCCGACATGCAGGTCGCGCGCGAGGAGACATTTGGGCCGCTCGCTCCGCTTTTCCGTTTCGAAGACGAAGAGGATGTGATCGCGCAGGCCAACAATACCGATTTCGGTCTCGCTTCCTATTTTTATGCGCGTGATCTTTCCCGTGTGTTCAGGGTCGCCGAGGCGCTTGAATATGGCATGGTCGGCGTCAATACGGGGGCTATCTCCACCGCCGAGGCGCCCTTTGGCGGCGTCAAGATGTCAGGTCTCGGGCGCGAAGGTTCCCGCCATGGCATCGAGGAATATACCGAACTCAAATATGTCTGCATCGGCAACATTCTCTAG
- a CDS encoding carbohydrate ABC transporter permease: MKTELSPRAQTLIYFILCVLLVPFVFPTWWMVTSSVKPVSQIFAFPPDIWPRTFDFSSYSDVFRIQPFALQYWNSAYIAAIVTIGTMAVASMAGYAFARIRFPFANAIFMVVLVGLLIPSEVTLVPLFRMFLKWGMINTHWPLILVPIFGAPAVFATFIMRQFFISLPVELEEAAWVDGLSRFKIFWTIALPLARPALAAVAIFTFLGSWNLYLEPIVFLSSPDKFTLPQALTQFTDAYGGPMWNIQLAAATMTAIPVLIVFIVAQKQFVEGLAHTGLKG; encoded by the coding sequence ATGAAAACTGAACTCAGCCCACGCGCGCAGACGCTGATCTATTTCATACTCTGCGTGCTGCTTGTCCCCTTCGTCTTTCCGACCTGGTGGATGGTGACGTCGTCGGTCAAACCCGTCAGCCAGATATTTGCCTTTCCGCCGGATATCTGGCCGCGCACCTTTGATTTTTCCTCCTATTCCGACGTTTTCAGAATACAGCCCTTTGCGCTGCAATATTGGAACTCGGCCTATATCGCCGCAATCGTCACCATCGGCACCATGGCTGTGGCTTCGATGGCCGGATATGCCTTTGCGCGTATCAGGTTCCCCTTCGCCAACGCCATCTTCATGGTGGTGCTGGTAGGATTGCTGATCCCGTCCGAAGTGACGCTGGTTCCGCTGTTCCGGATGTTTCTCAAATGGGGCATGATCAACACGCACTGGCCGCTGATCCTGGTGCCGATCTTCGGCGCGCCGGCGGTCTTCGCCACCTTCATCATGCGCCAGTTCTTCATTTCCCTGCCGGTGGAACTGGAGGAAGCCGCGTGGGTCGATGGTCTCAGCCGGTTCAAGATATTCTGGACCATCGCCCTGCCCCTTGCCCGTCCGGCACTGGCCGCCGTCGCGATCTTCACATTTCTCGGCAGCTGGAACCTTTATCTTGAACCCATCGTCTTTCTCTCCAGCCCCGACAAATTCACCCTGCCCCAGGCATTGACCCAATTTACCGACGCCTATGGCGGGCCGATGTGGAACATCCAGCTTGCCGCCGCGACGATGACCGCCATTCCCGTCCTCATCGTCTTCATCGTTGCGCAGAAACAATTCGTCGAAGGCCTCGCCCATACCGGCCTTAAAGGCTAA
- a CDS encoding carbohydrate ABC transporter permease, with the protein MTLALQTAQTQARRGFWTMARRDAATGYLFIAPQLIGIVVFVLVPLVLVFWYSLHEWNVLAGSFRFTGIANYQKLLSDPAIGEVLAVTAVFSAGLALLNMSLALGLALLLNQQLAFMTMFRTLFFSPVVVSLVAWTIVWSFLLQNNGGINGLLQMIGVEGPNWLRHPTTAMISVIVVQALKNVGLNMILFLAALQGVPRELFEAARVDGVPRFKQFYRITLPMISPTILLASIVTIVGALQVFAQIMILTQGGPGFSTTVLVYYLYQQAFQFYLFGYGSTLSIILLVIVGALTFIQWHLRRKFVFYEN; encoded by the coding sequence ATGACGCTTGCCCTCCAGACGGCGCAAACACAGGCCCGGCGCGGCTTCTGGACCATGGCGCGCCGTGACGCCGCCACCGGTTATCTGTTCATAGCGCCGCAACTCATCGGCATCGTTGTCTTCGTGCTCGTTCCGCTGGTGCTGGTCTTCTGGTATTCGCTACATGAGTGGAACGTGCTGGCGGGATCCTTCCGGTTCACCGGCATCGCCAACTACCAGAAGCTGCTCAGCGATCCGGCCATAGGCGAGGTGCTGGCCGTGACCGCCGTGTTCTCGGCCGGGCTTGCCCTGCTCAACATGAGCCTGGCGCTGGGGCTTGCGTTGCTCCTGAACCAGCAGCTGGCCTTCATGACCATGTTTCGCACGCTGTTCTTTTCGCCTGTCGTGGTGTCGCTGGTCGCCTGGACAATCGTCTGGAGTTTTTTGCTGCAGAACAATGGCGGCATCAACGGCCTCCTGCAAATGATCGGCGTCGAGGGTCCCAACTGGCTGCGTCACCCCACGACAGCGATGATCTCGGTCATCGTCGTGCAGGCGCTCAAGAATGTCGGTCTCAACATGATCCTGTTTCTTGCAGCACTTCAGGGCGTGCCGCGTGAACTGTTCGAGGCCGCGCGCGTCGACGGCGTGCCGCGCTTCAAGCAGTTCTACCGCATCACCCTGCCGATGATCAGCCCCACGATCCTGCTCGCTTCCATCGTCACCATCGTCGGCGCGCTGCAGGTCTTTGCGCAGATCATGATCTTGACCCAGGGCGGGCCGGGTTTTTCCACGACGGTTCTCGTTTATTACCTCTATCAGCAGGCCTTTCAGTTCTACCTCTTCGGTTATGGCTCGACACTCTCCATCATCCTGCTGGTCATTGTCGGCGCTTTGACCTTCATCCAGTGGCACTTGCGCAGAAAGTTCGTATTCTATGAAAACTGA
- a CDS encoding ABC transporter permease has protein sequence MVSLTDETVRPRPKARMPFRAGNFAATLPAFALLILFFVVPVLILLSRSVTEPVFGLGNYAELLGSSTYLKIFFNTFAVSALVTVVSLAIGFPVAWALAIMPSRLASIVFAILLLSMWTNLLARTYAWMVLLQRTGVVNKTLMGLGIIDKPLALVNNLTGVTIGMTYIMLPFIIIPLYGVIRKIDPAILQAASLCGASRWQALTRVLIPLAAPGMMAGALMVFVMSLGYFVTPALLGGTANMMLAELIAQFVQSLVNWGMGGAAAFVLLVVTLALYAVQLKFFGTAGAGGR, from the coding sequence ATGGTCTCGCTTACCGATGAAACAGTCAGACCCAGGCCGAAGGCGCGCATGCCCTTCCGGGCCGGCAATTTTGCCGCCACCCTGCCGGCATTCGCTCTCCTCATCCTGTTTTTTGTCGTTCCTGTCCTCATCCTGCTGTCGCGCAGCGTGACCGAACCCGTCTTCGGCCTTGGCAACTATGCCGAACTCTTGGGCAGCTCCACCTATCTGAAGATTTTCTTCAATACTTTCGCGGTGTCGGCACTGGTGACGGTCGTGTCGCTGGCAATCGGTTTTCCGGTCGCCTGGGCGCTCGCCATCATGCCCTCGCGGCTTGCCTCCATCGTTTTTGCCATCCTGCTTCTGTCGATGTGGACCAATCTTCTGGCCCGCACCTATGCCTGGATGGTGCTGTTGCAGCGAACAGGCGTGGTCAACAAGACGCTGATGGGACTTGGCATCATTGATAAGCCGCTGGCACTGGTAAACAACCTCACCGGCGTGACGATCGGCATGACCTATATCATGCTGCCTTTCATCATCATTCCGCTCTATGGCGTCATCCGCAAGATCGACCCGGCCATTCTGCAGGCAGCGTCTCTGTGCGGCGCCAGCCGTTGGCAGGCACTGACGCGCGTTCTCATTCCGCTTGCCGCGCCCGGCATGATGGCCGGTGCGCTGATGGTCTTCGTCATGTCGCTCGGTTATTTCGTCACCCCGGCGCTGCTCGGCGGCACGGCGAACATGATGCTGGCCGAACTCATCGCCCAATTCGTGCAGTCACTGGTCAACTGGGGCATGGGCGGGGCCGCCGCCTTCGTCCTTCTGGTGGTCACGCTCGCTCTTTACGCGGTGCAGCTGAAATTCTTCGGCACAGCCGGGGCAGGGGGGCGCTGA
- a CDS encoding ABC transporter permease, whose protein sequence is MLLNYNSLGLWKWLLLLITVLTSAFLILPIVFIAALSFGSSQWLIFPPPGWTLKWYADFFADPRWLEAAWTSLRIALMVTVLSVLIGLVASFGLVRGRFLGRGTLRALFMTPMILPVVVLAVALYAFFLKLGLAGTTTGFVIAHLVVALPFSILALTGALEGFDKSIEDAAVLCGASPLQAKIRITLPAISHGLFSAAIFSFLTSWDEVVLAIFMASPTLQTLPVKIWATLRQDLTPVIAAASTLLIAVTIILMLLVAAVRKGLKT, encoded by the coding sequence ATGCTTTTGAATTACAACAGTCTCGGCCTGTGGAAATGGCTGCTCCTCCTTATCACCGTGCTGACGTCGGCATTTCTGATCCTCCCGATCGTTTTTATCGCCGCTTTGTCCTTCGGTTCGTCGCAATGGCTGATCTTTCCGCCGCCCGGCTGGACGCTGAAATGGTATGCGGATTTCTTCGCGGATCCCAGATGGCTGGAGGCCGCCTGGACCAGCCTGCGCATTGCGTTGATGGTCACGGTACTCTCCGTGCTGATCGGTCTCGTGGCTTCCTTCGGGCTGGTGCGCGGACGTTTCCTCGGGCGCGGCACGCTGCGCGCCCTGTTCATGACGCCGATGATCCTCCCCGTCGTGGTCCTTGCGGTGGCGCTTTACGCCTTTTTCCTGAAACTCGGCCTTGCCGGCACCACGACCGGCTTCGTCATCGCCCATCTCGTTGTCGCGCTGCCTTTCTCCATTCTGGCGCTGACCGGCGCGCTCGAGGGTTTCGACAAGTCGATTGAGGATGCGGCGGTGCTATGCGGTGCGAGCCCGTTGCAGGCGAAAATCCGCATCACGCTTCCCGCCATCAGCCACGGCCTGTTTTCGGCGGCGATCTTTTCCTTCCTCACCTCCTGGGATGAGGTGGTGCTGGCGATCTTCATGGCAAGCCCGACATTGCAGACGCTGCCGGTGAAAATCTGGGCGACGCTGCGTCAGGATCTGACGCCCGTCATCGCCGCTGCCTCCACGCTTCTCATCGCGGTGACCATCATTCTCATGCTGCTTGTTGCGGCTGTGCGAAAAGGACTGAAAACATGA
- a CDS encoding ABC transporter substrate-binding protein, translating into MRRTIVKIAMTGFLVTSGLVSPALSQELRMAIWSANEAHLALFNEIADEFEASHPGVKITYDSLAYEGYATTLTTQIAGGNPPDLAWLFDTTAPDFMAAGALYPLTETFANTQGYDMGDFPPATLAAWSYEGTQYLYPFSTSPFGVFVNNDMIRAAGAKTPAEMIAAGDWNWDNAIATAAKVAATGKQGLIIRDFEYKAWENLAEVYTGWNAYPWSKDTKSCAFASPEMVDAMRFIHDAIFVKKAMPGPGVSADFFAGDAAMTTTQISRAALLPKGDKAFDWDLVPLPTGPAGDYAVTGRAGIGVLASGKNPKLAAEFLAFFSSKPNVAKLARFFPPARQSLLTADVLAAANPLLSRKQIEAVVIRGVATGQSTQQVRNFARLQQTVRAGLDGLWRPDADVAAVLQALCGRLDPLLAAN; encoded by the coding sequence ATGCGCAGGACTATAGTCAAAATTGCAATGACCGGTTTTCTGGTCACGTCAGGGCTGGTTTCGCCGGCTTTGTCGCAGGAATTGCGGATGGCCATCTGGAGCGCCAACGAAGCCCATCTGGCCCTTTTCAACGAGATTGCCGATGAATTCGAGGCCAGTCATCCCGGCGTCAAGATTACCTACGATTCCCTTGCCTATGAAGGTTATGCCACCACCTTGACCACCCAGATCGCCGGCGGCAACCCGCCCGATCTGGCCTGGCTGTTCGACACGACAGCCCCTGATTTCATGGCAGCCGGGGCGCTTTATCCTCTCACCGAAACCTTTGCCAATACGCAAGGCTACGACATGGGCGACTTTCCCCCGGCAACCCTTGCCGCTTGGTCATATGAAGGAACACAATATCTCTATCCATTCTCGACATCACCCTTCGGCGTCTTCGTCAACAACGACATGATCCGGGCGGCAGGTGCCAAGACGCCCGCCGAGATGATCGCTGCCGGCGACTGGAACTGGGACAATGCCATCGCGACCGCCGCGAAAGTCGCGGCAACCGGCAAGCAGGGATTGATCATTCGTGATTTTGAATACAAGGCGTGGGAAAACCTCGCCGAAGTCTATACCGGCTGGAATGCCTATCCTTGGTCGAAGGATACCAAGTCCTGCGCTTTTGCCAGCCCGGAGATGGTTGATGCCATGCGCTTCATCCACGATGCAATCTTCGTGAAAAAAGCCATGCCAGGCCCTGGTGTTTCGGCCGATTTCTTTGCCGGGGATGCCGCGATGACGACCACCCAGATCAGCCGCGCAGCGTTGCTACCCAAAGGTGACAAGGCCTTCGACTGGGATCTCGTGCCGTTGCCTACAGGACCTGCAGGTGACTATGCCGTTACAGGTCGAGCAGGCATTGGCGTCCTGGCCAGCGGCAAAAACCCGAAGCTCGCGGCGGAATTCCTGGCGTTTTTCTCCTCCAAGCCTAATGTAGCCAAGCTCGCGCGGTTTTTCCCGCCGGCACGGCAAAGTCTGCTCACCGCCGATGTGCTCGCGGCCGCCAACCCGTTGCTGTCGCGTAAACAGATAGAGGCCGTGGTCATTCGTGGCGTCGCCACCGGTCAATCAACGCAGCAGGTCCGCAACTTTGCCCGGCTGCAACAGACCGTTCGCGCTGGCCTTGACGGTCTCTGGCGACCAGATGCCGATGTCGCGGCTGTCCTGCAAGCGCTTTGCGGCCGTCTTGATCCGTTGCTGGCGGCCAATTGA
- a CDS encoding NIPSNAP family protein: MFYEIRTYRLKNGAIPAYLKVVEDEGIEIQKSHLGELVGYFFSEIGPINEIVHIWAFSSLDDRAERRARLMADPRWLSFLPKIRDLIEVAENKIMKPARFSPLM, from the coding sequence ATGTTTTACGAGATCCGCACCTACCGGCTGAAGAACGGCGCCATCCCGGCCTATCTCAAGGTCGTCGAAGACGAGGGTATCGAAATCCAGAAGAGCCATCTCGGTGAGTTAGTGGGTTACTTCTTTTCCGAGATCGGCCCCATCAACGAGATCGTCCATATCTGGGCCTTTTCCAGCCTTGACGACCGCGCTGAACGGCGCGCGCGGCTGATGGCCGATCCGCGCTGGTTATCGTTCCTGCCGAAAATCCGTGATCTCATCGAAGTCGCGGAAAACAAGATCATGAAGCCGGCGCGGTTTTCACCGTTGATGTGA
- a CDS encoding ABC transporter ATP-binding protein: MTKPLLQIRGIRKQYGPLVAVQDVNLDVQPGEFMTFLGPSGSGKSTTLYILAGFEQPTSGDILLNGESLLSTPSHKRNIGMVFQRYTLFPHLSVGENIAFPLKVRRRSKADIDAKVKEMLRLVRLEGFEDRKPAQMSGGQQQRVALARALAYDPPVLLMDEPLSALDKKLREEIQFEIRRIHQQTEVTILYVTHDQEEALRLSDRIAVFSKGVIDQIGTGPELYAHPTTRFVAEFIGDSDFIACDLIAASGGKATVSLGRDIIFDHIPMHGEAAPGKKAALMLRPERLQLSRNRPVASAGFQATVSDITFLGNNVHVVAHTGSGEPLAVRLPFGHEAISGLNRGDLVHLAFDPASAQVFC, encoded by the coding sequence ATGACCAAACCGCTCCTGCAAATTCGCGGAATCCGCAAGCAATACGGACCGTTGGTCGCCGTTCAGGATGTCAATCTCGACGTTCAGCCGGGCGAGTTCATGACCTTCCTCGGTCCTTCCGGTTCCGGCAAGAGCACCACTCTTTATATCCTTGCCGGTTTCGAACAGCCGACCTCGGGGGATATCCTGCTGAACGGCGAGAGCCTGCTGTCGACTCCATCGCACAAGCGCAATATCGGCATGGTCTTCCAGCGTTACACCCTGTTTCCGCATCTGTCGGTCGGCGAAAACATCGCCTTTCCGCTGAAAGTTCGCCGCAGGAGCAAGGCGGACATCGATGCCAAGGTGAAGGAGATGCTGCGGCTCGTCCGCCTCGAAGGTTTCGAGGACAGGAAGCCCGCGCAGATGTCCGGCGGTCAGCAGCAGCGCGTGGCGCTGGCGCGTGCGCTTGCTTATGATCCGCCGGTACTTTTGATGGATGAGCCGCTGTCGGCGCTCGACAAGAAGCTGCGCGAGGAAATCCAATTCGAAATCCGTCGCATCCACCAGCAGACGGAAGTGACGATCCTTTACGTCACCCATGATCAGGAAGAAGCCTTGCGTCTTTCTGACCGGATCGCCGTGTTTTCCAAGGGGGTGATCGATCAGATCGGCACGGGGCCCGAGCTTTATGCTCATCCTACTACCCGTTTCGTGGCTGAATTCATTGGTGACAGCGATTTCATCGCCTGCGATCTGATCGCGGCATCGGGCGGCAAGGCGACGGTGTCGCTTGGCCGGGATATCATCTTCGATCATATTCCCATGCATGGCGAGGCCGCGCCGGGCAAGAAAGCGGCACTGATGCTGCGTCCGGAACGCCTGCAGCTCAGCCGCAACAGACCGGTTGCTTCCGCCGGTTTTCAGGCCACGGTCAGCGACATCACCTTCCTTGGCAACAATGTCCATGTGGTTGCTCATACCGGTTCGGGCGAACCGCTTGCCGTGCGGCTGCCCTTTGGCCACGAGGCGATTTCCGGTCTCAACCGGGGCGACCTCGTGCACTTGGCCTTCGACCCGGCGTCAGCCCAGGTTTTCTGTTGA